One window of Quercus robur chromosome 5, dhQueRobu3.1, whole genome shotgun sequence genomic DNA carries:
- the LOC126728054 gene encoding gibberellin 20 oxidase 4-like translates to MSLGLRQQAFEEMFGVAVQAIRMNYHPACSRPDLVLGLSPHSDGSALTVLQQGKGSSVGLQILKDNTWVPVQPIINALVINIGDTIEARDLKSYVYLLRQNQYLNWGLSKF, encoded by the coding sequence ATGAGCCTAGGATTGAGACAACAAGCCTTTGAAGAGATGTTTGGGGTGGCTGTGCAGGCCATAAGGATGAACTACCACCCAGCATGTTCAAGGCCTGACCTTGTTTTAGGTCTAAGCCCACATTCAGATGGAAGTGCCCTCACAGTGCTGCAGCAAGGAAAGGGCAGCTCAGTAGGACTGCAAATCCTTAAAGATAACACATGGGTGCCTGTTCAGCCCATCATAAATGCTCTAGTAATCAACATTGGTGACACAATAGAAGCAAGAGATCTGAAATCTTATGTGTATCTTCTGCGTCAAAATCAATATCTCAACTGGGgtctttctaaattttaa